The window GCCAACACATACACTTGTAAAAACAGGTTATAGAAGAGTATAGACATTCCCTCAAAAGTAGCTTAAAGAGGCAATGGATTCCTGATGCACTCGGCTTTTTTGCAGTATTTTCGCGTCAAGTTATGATGAGACCAATTCAGATGGTAGATACCAAGACGCAGTATCTCCATATCAAACAAGAAATAGACAAGGCGGTGCTGGATGTTATTGACAGTGCAGCATACATCAATGGTAAGCCTGTGCAGGATTTTGCAGCCAATCTGGCTGCTTATCATGGTGCCAAGCACGTGATTCCCTGCGCCAACGGTACCGATGCTTTGCAAATTGCGATGATGGCCCTTGGCTTGGAGCCGGGTGACGAAGTGATTACCCCATCTTTTACCTATATCGCCACAACAGAAGTAGTTGCCCTGCTTCGCCTGAAGCCGGTATTTGTAGAAGTGGATCCTGCTACTTTCTGTATGGACCCTGAAAGTCTGCGTAAAGCAATTACCCCAAAAACCAAAGCCATTGTGCCGGTTCATTTGTACGGTCACCCCGCACATATGGAACCCATTCTGCAGATTGCTAAGGAATACAATCTTTTTGTGATTGAAGACAATGCACAAGCCATTGGTGCCGACTACGCATTTTCTAATGGACGTGTAGCCAAAACTGGTACCATGGGGCATATCGGTGCAACATCCTTCTATCCAAGCAAGAACCTGGGTGCTTATGGTGATGGTGGTGCACTTTGTACCAATGATGATGCATTGGCGCATAAAATGAAGATGATTGCCAATCATGGTCAGCAAACGCGTTACTACCATGAAATTGTGGGTTGCAATTCCAGATTGGATACCATTCAGGCAGCGATTCTGGATATTAAATTAAAACGCTTGGATAGTTATATCGCTTCAAGAAGAAAAGCAGCTGCTTACTATGATCAAGCATTTGCGAATCATCCAAAAATCAAAACACCTTACACTGCTGCTTATGGTAAGCATGTGTATCACCAATATACGTTAACCCTGGATGGCGTTGATAGAGATGGATTGAATAAATATTTGGCAGAGCATAAGATTCCATCCATGATTTATTACCCTGTGCCCGGACACAAACAACAAATGTTTGCGGCTTTTGGTCTGGATGCATATCATCTTGAAATCACCGATTGGTTAACAGAAAGAGTAATCTCTCTGCCTATGCATACTGAGCTGGATGAAACCCAATTGCAGTATATTACAGAGCATGTGCTAAACTATATCAATTCTTAAGCAATCATAACAAGCAATCATGAAAATAGCAGTAATTGGAACGGGCTATGTGGGATTGGTAACGGGTACTTGTTTTGCTGAAACCGGCAATAAAGTAACCTGTGTGGACATCGATGTCAACAAAGTCAATAAACTCTCTAACGGCCAGATCACTATCTACGAGCCTGGTTTGGAGAAGATTTTCTTGCGCAACCTGAAAGAAGGTCGACTGAAGTTTACCACTAATCTGGCTGAAGGAGTAGAAGATGCACAAATCATTTTCCTAGCCCTGCCAACACCTCCCGGTGCGGACGGTTCAGCGGATTTGAAGTATGTCTTGGGTGTAGCTTCCGATTTAGGTAAGATTCTGAAAGAGTATAAAGTCATCGTTGATAAGAGCACAGTACCTGTTGGTACAGCTGAGAAAGTGCACAACGCTGTTGCGGCCAACTACAAGGGTGAGTTTGATGTGGTGAGCAACCCTGAGTTCTTAAGAGAAGGGGTAGCAGTGGATGATTTCATGAAGCCTGATAGAGTGGTGATTGGCACCAACTCTGAAAGAGCAAGAAAACTGATGGGCGAATTGTATGCACCATTCGTAAGACAGGGTAACCCCATCATCTTTATGGATGAAAAATCAGCTGAGTTAACCAAATATGCAGCTAACTCATTCTTGGCTACGAAGATTTCCTTCATGAACGAGATCGCACAATTGTGTGAGAAACTAGGCGCTGATGTAGATATGGTACGCAGAGGTATTGGTAGTGATGAGCGTATCGGTAAACGGTTCTTATTCCCCGGTATCGGTTATGGTGGTAGCTGCTTCCCTAAAGATGTACAGGCTTTGATTAAGTCGGCAGATGAAGTGAGCTATGATTTCAAGATTTTGAAAGCGGTAGAGGTGGTGAATGAGAAGCAGAAACTGCACCTGATGCCGAAGATTGAAGCTTATTTCAAGAACGACTTGAAGGGCAAGCATTTTGCTTTGTGGGGATTGGCGTTCAAACCCAACACAGATGATATCCGCGAAGCACCGGCTTTGTACCTGATTGATGCACTCACCAAAGCAGGCGCAACCGTAACTGCATTTGACCCTGAAGCTATGCCAAACGTAGAAGCACAGATTGGTAGCAAGGTGGTTTATGCGAAAGATCAGTACAGCGCATTGGAAGGTGCAGATGCTTTGATCATTGCAACAGAATGGAGTGAGTTTAGAACACCGGAGTTCGAGCAATTAGATGCAAAACTGAAACACAAAGTGATCTTCGATGGTCGCAATGTGTTTGATACAGATAAGATTCGTTCACTGGGCTACCATTACGAAAGTATCGGCAGGCCTTAACGCAAATAATTATGTCAAGAAAACGCGTATTGATTACCGGTGCAGCCGGCTTCCTCGGTTCACACTTGTGTGATCGCTTCATCAAAGAAGGTTACCATGTGATTGCTATGGATAATTTGGTGACAGGTGATCTGAAAAATATTGAACACTTATTCAAACTAGAGCAGTTTGAATACTATCATCACGATGTAACCAAGTTTATCCATATTCCGGGTGAGCTACACTATATCATGCATTTCGCTTCACCAGCAAGCCCTATTGATTATTTGAAAATCCCTATTCAAACATTGAAAGTGGGTGCACATGGTACACACAATTGTTTGGGTTTGGCCAAAGAAAAGAAAGCCAGAATTTTGGTTGCATCAACCAGTGAAATCTACGGTGATCCACTCGTGCATCCGCAGACAGAAGAATACTGGGGTAATGTAAATCCGGTTGGTCCGCGCGGTGTATACGATGAAGCCAAGCGTTTCATGGAATCCATCACCATGGCTTATCATACATTCCATGGAGTAGAAACCAGAATTGTCCGCATTTTCAATACCTATGGTCCGCGCATGCGCCTCAATGATGGTCGCGCTCTGCCTGCGTTTATTGGACAAGCTTTACGTGGTGAGGACTTAACTGTATTTGGTGATGGTAGTCAGACACGTTCATTCTGTTACGTGGATGATTTGGTGGATGGTATTTACCGTTTGTTGCTGAGTGATTATGCAATGCCGGTGAATATTGGCAACCCGAATGAAATCTCTCTCAAGGATTTTGCAGAAGAAGTGTTGAAACTGACAGGCTCTTCTGTAAAGATTAGTTATAAGCCTTTGCCTGTAGATGATCCGAAGCAACGCAAGCCGGATATCACCAAAGCAAAATCTATATTGGGTTGGGAGCCTAAGGTTGATCGTGCAGAAGGTTTGAAGAAGACCTATGATTACTTTAAATCGCTCCCATCAGAAGAGTGGTTCAAACAGCCTAAAGAGTTTCAAAGCA is drawn from Chitinophagales bacterium and contains these coding sequences:
- a CDS encoding DegT/DnrJ/EryC1/StrS family aminotransferase, producing MRPIQMVDTKTQYLHIKQEIDKAVLDVIDSAAYINGKPVQDFAANLAAYHGAKHVIPCANGTDALQIAMMALGLEPGDEVITPSFTYIATTEVVALLRLKPVFVEVDPATFCMDPESLRKAITPKTKAIVPVHLYGHPAHMEPILQIAKEYNLFVIEDNAQAIGADYAFSNGRVAKTGTMGHIGATSFYPSKNLGAYGDGGALCTNDDALAHKMKMIANHGQQTRYYHEIVGCNSRLDTIQAAILDIKLKRLDSYIASRRKAAAYYDQAFANHPKIKTPYTAAYGKHVYHQYTLTLDGVDRDGLNKYLAEHKIPSMIYYPVPGHKQQMFAAFGLDAYHLEITDWLTERVISLPMHTELDETQLQYITEHVLNYINS
- a CDS encoding SDR family oxidoreductase encodes the protein MSRKRVLITGAAGFLGSHLCDRFIKEGYHVIAMDNLVTGDLKNIEHLFKLEQFEYYHHDVTKFIHIPGELHYIMHFASPASPIDYLKIPIQTLKVGAHGTHNCLGLAKEKKARILVASTSEIYGDPLVHPQTEEYWGNVNPVGPRGVYDEAKRFMESITMAYHTFHGVETRIVRIFNTYGPRMRLNDGRALPAFIGQALRGEDLTVFGDGSQTRSFCYVDDLVDGIYRLLLSDYAMPVNIGNPNEISLKDFAEEVLKLTGSSVKISYKPLPVDDPKQRKPDITKAKSILGWEPKVDRAEGLKKTYDYFKSLPSEEWFKQPKEFQSRK
- a CDS encoding UDP-glucose/GDP-mannose dehydrogenase family protein — encoded protein: MKIAVIGTGYVGLVTGTCFAETGNKVTCVDIDVNKVNKLSNGQITIYEPGLEKIFLRNLKEGRLKFTTNLAEGVEDAQIIFLALPTPPGADGSADLKYVLGVASDLGKILKEYKVIVDKSTVPVGTAEKVHNAVAANYKGEFDVVSNPEFLREGVAVDDFMKPDRVVIGTNSERARKLMGELYAPFVRQGNPIIFMDEKSAELTKYAANSFLATKISFMNEIAQLCEKLGADVDMVRRGIGSDERIGKRFLFPGIGYGGSCFPKDVQALIKSADEVSYDFKILKAVEVVNEKQKLHLMPKIEAYFKNDLKGKHFALWGLAFKPNTDDIREAPALYLIDALTKAGATVTAFDPEAMPNVEAQIGSKVVYAKDQYSALEGADALIIATEWSEFRTPEFEQLDAKLKHKVIFDGRNVFDTDKIRSLGYHYESIGRP